From one Streptomyces avermitilis MA-4680 = NBRC 14893 genomic stretch:
- a CDS encoding HNH endonuclease, with amino-acid sequence MADRDPQRFFTQNQRNILYDLAEGRCETCSAPLLDGWEADHMVPWVQGGRTVIENGQALCAQCNKGKGRGVQYTDEFSPRPFQREVIDQVFDRIHAGERLTAVLASPGSGKTLTYQATATRLFRAGLIDHVAVFAPRVTLAEQCETDWMQRDSQGSVTKGDCLLFDSTKRIGMIRHKIKEKPLTPVTEPGSGFISTYSALVTNESVFLEWAAKHQGRFLLVADEAQFCGDTTDPDAGEGGTRAGALIKQMHEYARHTLLLTGTPNRADNQRLVLADYEPHPTDPKREVLVHHAEAKYSNGIAEGYLRKFEMRLTNARVSKRTLADDAGRGDSVLEYNLSDDGSELVPVLRDEKTWQPLVDDVVRAIRDKQKFHASYRGLISCMQQQDAKKVYKYLQQRYPDLRVALAVSSDTGASKILQDFKVKPMDLLVTVRMAFIGYDCKTITVVGILTHYRDGGHLMQLIGRGLRVWDGTPAREQTCLIVAPDDPKMQGFLDLLREENDRGLKVLEEREQEEREEPGDAVQEEFSYIDSAVATTTRASSNELDMDADETLMVETLKRAVDAAEDVTKLKQIIEMAGMMLKQPTPVPQPRTEPEPEPPTEAPKTERQKIADFNSKTSDTIRQYLYRGGVKPGDAGYRDAAMKATARVNEAAGCTAANANTVEKASRRFRAALALK; translated from the coding sequence GTGGCGGATCGGGATCCTCAGCGGTTCTTCACCCAGAACCAGCGCAACATCCTGTACGACCTCGCCGAAGGACGGTGCGAGACGTGCAGTGCACCGCTGCTGGACGGCTGGGAGGCCGACCACATGGTGCCCTGGGTGCAGGGCGGCCGGACAGTGATCGAGAACGGGCAAGCACTGTGTGCGCAGTGCAACAAAGGAAAAGGACGTGGGGTGCAGTACACCGACGAATTCTCGCCGCGGCCCTTCCAGCGGGAGGTCATCGATCAAGTCTTTGACCGTATCCATGCGGGTGAGCGCCTGACGGCCGTCCTTGCCTCTCCCGGGTCGGGAAAGACGCTCACCTACCAGGCAACAGCCACCAGGCTCTTCAGGGCCGGCCTGATCGACCACGTGGCGGTCTTCGCCCCCCGGGTCACCCTCGCCGAGCAGTGCGAGACCGACTGGATGCAGCGGGACAGCCAAGGTTCTGTGACGAAGGGGGACTGCCTGCTGTTCGACAGCACCAAGCGCATCGGGATGATCCGCCACAAGATCAAAGAAAAGCCGCTCACACCGGTAACCGAACCGGGAAGCGGCTTCATCTCCACCTACAGCGCGCTGGTCACCAACGAGTCGGTCTTTCTGGAATGGGCGGCCAAGCATCAGGGCCGGTTCCTGCTCGTGGCTGACGAGGCGCAGTTCTGTGGCGACACGACCGACCCCGACGCCGGCGAGGGCGGTACCCGCGCTGGCGCATTGATCAAGCAGATGCACGAGTACGCCCGGCACACCCTGCTTTTGACCGGAACGCCAAACCGCGCAGACAACCAGCGGCTGGTGCTGGCTGACTACGAGCCCCACCCGACCGACCCCAAGCGTGAGGTCCTGGTCCACCACGCGGAAGCCAAGTACTCCAACGGCATCGCGGAAGGCTACCTGCGCAAGTTCGAGATGCGCCTCACCAATGCGCGCGTCTCCAAGCGCACGCTCGCCGACGATGCTGGCCGCGGGGACAGCGTCCTCGAGTACAACCTGTCCGACGACGGCAGCGAACTCGTACCCGTGCTCAGGGACGAGAAGACCTGGCAGCCCCTCGTCGACGACGTCGTGAGGGCCATCCGGGACAAGCAGAAGTTTCACGCCTCCTACCGAGGCCTGATCTCCTGCATGCAGCAGCAGGACGCCAAGAAGGTCTACAAGTACCTCCAACAGCGCTACCCCGACCTCCGCGTGGCGCTCGCCGTGTCATCCGACACCGGCGCCTCAAAGATCCTGCAGGACTTCAAGGTCAAGCCGATGGACCTGCTGGTGACCGTGCGCATGGCGTTCATCGGCTACGACTGCAAGACCATCACCGTCGTCGGCATCCTGACCCACTACCGCGACGGCGGCCACCTGATGCAGCTGATCGGCCGCGGCCTGCGCGTATGGGACGGCACACCGGCCCGTGAACAGACCTGCCTGATCGTGGCCCCGGACGACCCGAAGATGCAGGGCTTCCTCGACCTCCTTCGCGAGGAGAACGACCGGGGACTGAAGGTCCTGGAGGAACGGGAACAAGAGGAGCGCGAGGAGCCCGGAGACGCCGTCCAGGAAGAGTTCTCCTACATCGACTCCGCGGTCGCCACGACCACCAGGGCCTCAAGCAACGAACTCGACATGGACGCGGACGAGACGCTGATGGTCGAGACGCTGAAGCGAGCTGTCGACGCCGCAGAAGACGTCACCAAGCTGAAGCAGATCATCGAGATGGCCGGGATGATGCTCAAGCAGCCGACCCCGGTCCCCCAGCCGCGCACCGAACCGGAACCGGAGCCGCCCACGGAGGCCCCGAAGACCGAACGTCAGAAGATCGCCGATTTCAACTCCAAAACTTCAGACACGATCAGGCAGTATCTGTACCGCGGCGGTGTGAAGCCGGGAGACGCCGGCTACCGGGACGCTGCGATGAAAGCGACGGCACGCGTGAACGAGGCTGCCGGCTGCACGGCAGCGAACGCCAATACCGTAGAGAAGGCCAGCAGGAGGTTCCGTGCTGCACTGGCCCTCAAGTAG
- a CDS encoding GNAT family N-acetyltransferase, with translation MGRVKARKGETSGVRPARVGEGDAVRTLLAEVARDEQDRMQLAASCHLLDSGVDTARYAEPFRFLVFERRRTLLGAVLVQGGNLGSKPGDDLADLKAHQNLYAQQVGMQRKMFDRVNAVSAHLAFMAVAPASRGQGIGRQLVRAAADIERRRGRRLLTGYVWDDDLAHMYERWGFIVSPAEMAAFFLREKVGNLYAPSAAALNLTEGSRLIVLPLVPEVRAYDIGTADQPFPAVVGVEEPFDPTHLDTPEELTKVKERIEALVQQQMTLYGPERTRAMFDAFLGQSGN, from the coding sequence ATGGGGCGGGTCAAGGCACGCAAGGGGGAGACGTCGGGCGTACGCCCGGCTCGTGTCGGAGAAGGCGACGCCGTCCGGACCCTGCTCGCGGAGGTGGCCCGGGATGAACAGGACCGGATGCAGCTGGCGGCGTCCTGTCATCTCCTCGACAGCGGGGTCGACACGGCCCGGTACGCCGAGCCGTTCCGCTTCCTGGTCTTCGAGCGGCGCCGCACACTGCTGGGCGCCGTGCTGGTCCAGGGCGGCAACCTCGGTTCGAAGCCGGGCGACGACTTGGCCGACCTGAAAGCGCATCAGAACCTGTATGCCCAGCAGGTTGGCATGCAGCGCAAGATGTTCGACCGGGTCAACGCGGTCAGCGCGCACTTGGCCTTTATGGCTGTGGCACCCGCCTCCCGCGGGCAGGGCATCGGCCGGCAGCTGGTCCGTGCAGCCGCCGACATCGAGCGTCGGCGCGGCCGCCGGCTGCTGACCGGCTACGTATGGGACGACGATCTGGCGCACATGTACGAGAGGTGGGGGTTCATCGTCTCCCCGGCGGAGATGGCCGCGTTCTTCCTGCGGGAGAAGGTCGGCAACCTGTACGCGCCCTCCGCTGCCGCGCTCAACCTGACGGAGGGCTCCCGCCTGATCGTGCTGCCGCTCGTCCCAGAGGTGCGCGCCTACGACATCGGGACGGCAGACCAGCCGTTCCCGGCGGTGGTCGGTGTCGAGGAGCCGTTCGATCCCACACACCTGGACACGCCGGAGGAGCTCACCAAAGTCAAGGAGCGCATCGAGGCCCTCGTCCAGCAGCAGATGACCCTGTACGGGCCGGAGCGCACCCGCGCCATGTTCGATGCCTTCTTGGGCCAGTCCGGTAACTGA
- the tpg gene encoding telomere-protecting terminal protein Tpg, producing MSLFGDGLDAAVQKAFTRPAPKSAGAQMRYLVKQLKGTKAVAQMLRISQRTVERYVKDQIKKPRPDLAARLEREVKARWQPQIRAKAREKAATTGGIVVDTRARLGYTAPIGSTDQDRIRHLTVALPPVYAARLFDAQEAGASDARLQEIAAEALKEVYFQDGGRRAGSLEEVRFTDIEHLEFEL from the coding sequence ATGAGCCTGTTCGGGGACGGCCTGGACGCCGCGGTGCAGAAGGCGTTCACCCGCCCAGCGCCCAAGAGCGCGGGCGCGCAGATGCGGTACCTGGTCAAGCAGCTCAAGGGCACCAAGGCGGTCGCCCAGATGCTGCGCATCTCCCAGCGCACCGTAGAGCGGTACGTCAAAGACCAGATCAAAAAGCCCCGCCCCGACCTCGCCGCGCGCCTGGAGCGCGAGGTGAAGGCCCGCTGGCAGCCGCAGATCCGCGCCAAGGCGAGGGAGAAGGCGGCGACCACCGGCGGCATCGTCGTCGACACCCGCGCCCGGCTCGGCTACACCGCGCCGATCGGGTCGACGGACCAGGACCGCATCCGGCACCTGACCGTAGCCCTGCCGCCCGTCTACGCCGCCCGCCTCTTCGACGCCCAGGAGGCCGGCGCCAGCGACGCCCGACTCCAGGAGATCGCCGCCGAAGCGCTCAAGGAGGTGTACTTCCAGGACGGCGGCCGCCGCGCCGGAAGCCTGGAAGAGGTCCGGTTCACGGACATCGAGCACCTCGAGTTCGAGCTGTAG